In Xanthomonas theicola, a single genomic region encodes these proteins:
- the xerC gene encoding tyrosine recombinase XerC: MSAHTLDAYRRDLSALSAWAADNAGGEIVALGAEQLRRFIAAEHRRGLSPKSLQRRLSACRSFYAWLLRHGRIGASPAAALRAPKAPRKLPQVLDADEAVRLVEVPTDAPLGLRDRALLELFYSSGLRLSELCALRWRDLDVAGGLVRVLGKGNRQRLVPVGAHARKALLEWHAQTAAAAAAPVFPGRGGAPIGARAVQIRIKQLAARQGLFKHVHPHMLRHSFASHILESSGDLRGVQELLGHADIATTQIYTHLDFQHLAKVYDAAHPRAKRNR, translated from the coding sequence ATGTCCGCGCATACCCTCGACGCGTACCGCCGCGACCTGAGCGCGTTGTCGGCCTGGGCGGCGGACAACGCGGGCGGCGAGATAGTGGCGCTCGGCGCCGAACAGCTGCGCCGTTTCATTGCGGCCGAGCACCGTCGCGGCCTGTCGCCGAAGAGCCTGCAGCGACGCCTGTCGGCGTGCCGCAGTTTCTATGCGTGGTTGCTCCGGCATGGCCGCATCGGCGCCAGCCCGGCGGCCGCGCTGCGCGCGCCGAAGGCGCCGCGCAAGCTGCCGCAGGTGCTGGACGCGGATGAGGCGGTGCGCCTGGTCGAGGTCCCCACCGACGCGCCGCTGGGCCTGCGCGACCGCGCGCTGCTGGAACTGTTCTATTCCTCCGGGCTGCGCCTGAGCGAGCTGTGCGCCTTGCGCTGGCGCGATCTGGATGTCGCCGGCGGCCTGGTCCGCGTGCTCGGCAAGGGCAACCGGCAGCGCCTGGTGCCGGTCGGCGCGCATGCGCGCAAGGCGTTGCTGGAATGGCACGCGCAGACCGCGGCCGCCGCCGCGGCGCCAGTGTTTCCGGGACGCGGCGGCGCGCCGATCGGGGCGCGCGCGGTGCAGATCCGGATCAAGCAGCTGGCCGCGCGCCAGGGCTTGTTCAAGCATGTGCATCCGCACATGCTGCGGCACAGTTTCGCCAGCCACATCCTCGAATCCTCCGGCGACCTGCGCGGCGTGCAGGAGTTGCTCGGCCACGCCGACATCGCCACCACGCAGATCTACACCCACCTGGATTTCCAGC
- a CDS encoding DUF484 family protein: MSETQEKIGAHEIAAWLRRHPAFLKQFPDLALTLVVPRDDGPTASLASYQLEVLRDKNRELSRRLSDLAANAQVNERLAVRTHQLTLALMRQTSAADSVRAMAASLQEDFQGDLVSIVLLRPLPGLEQARWLQILAQDDPQLAPFRDCLKDGEPICGRLQPEKQALLYAGRVEEVQSSALLPLPGLGLIAVGSRDPNRFYPGMGTLFLRMMGESLTVALQR, translated from the coding sequence ATGAGCGAGACCCAGGAAAAGATCGGCGCGCACGAGATCGCCGCATGGCTGCGCCGCCACCCGGCGTTCCTGAAGCAGTTTCCCGATCTGGCGCTGACCCTGGTGGTACCGCGCGACGACGGCCCGACCGCGTCGCTGGCGAGCTACCAGCTGGAAGTGCTGCGCGACAAGAACCGCGAACTGTCGCGGCGCCTGTCGGACCTGGCGGCCAACGCCCAGGTCAACGAGCGCCTGGCGGTGCGCACCCACCAATTGACCCTGGCGCTGATGCGGCAGACCAGCGCCGCCGACAGCGTGCGCGCGATGGCCGCCTCGCTGCAGGAGGATTTCCAGGGCGATCTGGTCAGCATCGTGCTGCTGCGGCCGCTGCCCGGGCTGGAACAGGCGCGATGGCTGCAGATCCTGGCGCAGGACGATCCGCAGCTGGCCCCGTTCCGCGACTGCCTGAAGGACGGCGAGCCGATCTGCGGCCGCCTGCAGCCGGAAAAGCAGGCGTTGCTGTACGCCGGCCGCGTCGAAGAGGTGCAGTCCAGCGCCCTGCTGCCGCTGCCGGGCCTGGGCCTGATCGCGGTCGGCAGCCGCGATCCGAACCGTTTCTATCCCGGCATGGGTACCTTGTTCCTGCGCATGATGGGCGAGTCGCTGACGGTGGCGCTGCAACGATGA
- the dapF gene encoding diaminopimelate epimerase translates to MGTSEANAASRLRFSKMQGAGNDFVVLDLRDGGSPPDAGLAVRLADRHFGVGCDQILTIEAPRSADAVASYRIWNTDGSLAGQCGNGARCVAAWLVRDGAAGGDAFTVDSPFASHRVERGVDGQFAVAMGVPRFAPQQVPLVGFPHARAEYLLPLQGESVRFGAVSMGNPHAVLEVGLVDAAPVERLGPLLQQHASFPDSVNVGFAQVIDRGRLRLRVYERGVGETLACGSGACAAAAVLMQRGRVDRDVRVLLPGGALRIRWPHDQAQLVMSGPAAFVFDGEWIR, encoded by the coding sequence ATGGGAACGAGTGAGGCCAACGCCGCGTCGCGCCTGCGTTTTTCCAAGATGCAGGGCGCGGGCAACGATTTCGTGGTGCTCGACCTGCGCGACGGCGGCTCGCCCCCGGACGCCGGCCTGGCGGTGCGCCTGGCCGACCGCCATTTCGGCGTCGGTTGCGACCAGATCTTGACCATCGAGGCGCCGCGCAGCGCGGACGCGGTGGCCAGCTATCGCATCTGGAATACCGACGGCAGCCTGGCCGGGCAGTGCGGCAACGGCGCGCGCTGCGTCGCCGCGTGGCTGGTGCGCGACGGCGCCGCCGGCGGCGACGCGTTCACCGTCGACAGTCCGTTCGCGTCGCATCGTGTCGAGCGCGGCGTCGACGGCCAGTTCGCGGTGGCGATGGGCGTGCCGCGCTTCGCCCCGCAGCAGGTGCCGCTGGTCGGCTTCCCGCACGCGCGCGCCGAGTACCTGCTGCCGCTGCAGGGCGAGAGCGTGCGCTTCGGCGCGGTGTCGATGGGCAATCCGCATGCGGTGCTGGAAGTGGGCCTGGTCGACGCGGCGCCGGTCGAGCGGCTGGGGCCGCTGCTGCAGCAGCACGCATCGTTTCCCGATTCGGTCAACGTCGGCTTCGCTCAGGTGATCGACCGCGGCCGGCTGCGTCTGCGCGTGTACGAGCGCGGCGTCGGCGAGACCCTGGCGTGCGGCAGCGGCGCCTGCGCGGCCGCGGCGGTGCTGATGCAGCGCGGCCGCGTGGATCGCGACGTGCGCGTGTTGCTGCCCGGCGGCGCGCTGCGCATCCGCTGGCCGCACGATCAGGCGCAGTTGGTGATGTCCGGGCCGGCCGCGTTCGTTTTCGATGGGGAGTGGATCCGATGA
- the lptM gene encoding LPS translocon maturation chaperone LptM: MSTSSRHPIRIALFGAALLALAGCGNKGPLVMPQKPVPVEAAPDATPPASTDPAGQAQPVHGRQQPVDDTTPAPTDGNE; the protein is encoded by the coding sequence ATGAGCACATCGTCCCGTCATCCGATCCGTATCGCCCTGTTCGGCGCCGCCCTGCTGGCGCTGGCCGGGTGCGGCAACAAAGGTCCGCTGGTGATGCCGCAGAAGCCGGTTCCGGTGGAAGCCGCGCCCGACGCGACGCCGCCGGCCAGCACCGATCCCGCCGGCCAGGCGCAGCCGGTCCATGGCCGGCAGCAGCCGGTCGACGACACCACGCCCGCGCCCACCGATGGGAACGAGTGA
- a CDS encoding YbaN family protein produces MESPSRFRWAWWLLAYVSLATGIVGIFVPGLPTTVFVLISAYAASRGSERLRRRLLEDPRFGASIRDWEAHGAVSRRGKWMATLTMAVCALLLLLLVHRLWVQVLAIGCMSGVALWLWLRPEPPPRG; encoded by the coding sequence ATGGAATCGCCTTCCCGTTTCCGCTGGGCCTGGTGGCTGTTGGCCTACGTCAGCCTGGCGACGGGCATCGTCGGCATCTTCGTGCCGGGCTTGCCGACCACGGTGTTCGTGCTGATCTCGGCCTATGCCGCCTCGCGTGGCTCCGAGCGCCTGCGCCGTCGGCTGCTGGAAGACCCGCGCTTCGGCGCCAGCATCCGCGACTGGGAAGCGCACGGCGCGGTCAGTCGCCGCGGCAAGTGGATGGCCACGTTGACCATGGCGGTGTGCGCGCTGCTCCTGCTGCTGCTCGTGCACAGATTGTGGGTGCAGGTGCTGGCGATCGGCTGCATGAGCGGCGTGGCGCTGTGGCTGTGGCTGCGCCCGGAGCCGCCGCCGCGCGGGTGA
- a CDS encoding S9 family peptidase → MTSPFASALAIDATPPHPAKRPHTVTAPFGAARQDDYYWLRDDKRENPRMLAYLNAENAYADRVLKPLKPLEDTLYAEIVGRIKQDDSSVPYRERGYWYYTRFESGKDHPVHARRKGGMDAVEEILLDVNAMAAGKGYFSLGEAVVSQDNRILAWTEDDVGRRQYVVRFKNLDTGEVYADRVPGVSPEVVWADDNQTLFYVENDPETLLTVRVKKHVLGTPAAQDALVYEEKDDSFYMGLGRTRDDKYIVIGLESTVSSEQRYAPAADPRHFTVLAPRERDVEYGADHFDGRWVIRTNWKAKNYALMTAPDGATARAQWQPWLPYDETVFIDGFELFDGFTAIAERSDGLERIRLHFADGKEEYVKADEPAYSMGLSVNPEPDTPWLRYGYTSLTTPATTYELNTGTGERRLLKQQPVLGYDAGKYRTERVWVTTRDGVKVPVSLVYRKGFKKDGTAALYQYAYGSYGMSTDPNFNLPVVSLLDRGVVYAIAHIRGGQEMGRDWYDRGKLLHKKNTFTDFIDVTRGLVAQGYAAADRIAAAGGSAGGLLMGAVANMAPQDYRVLVAQVPFVDVVTTMLDPSIPLTTNEYDEWGNPEQKKYYDYMLGYSPYDNVARQAYPALFVGTGLWDSQVQYWEPAKWVAKLRDANTGNRPIVFRVNMEAGHGGKSGRFRRYREQAESYAFVLDQLGVQHAAE, encoded by the coding sequence ATGACTTCGCCCTTCGCTTCGGCCCTCGCCATCGACGCCACCCCGCCGCATCCGGCCAAGCGGCCGCACACGGTCACCGCGCCGTTCGGCGCCGCCCGCCAGGACGACTATTACTGGCTGCGCGACGACAAGCGCGAAAACCCGCGGATGCTGGCCTACCTCAATGCCGAGAACGCCTACGCCGACCGGGTGCTGAAGCCGCTCAAGCCGCTGGAGGACACGCTGTACGCGGAGATCGTCGGGCGCATCAAGCAGGACGACAGCAGCGTGCCGTATCGCGAGCGCGGCTACTGGTACTACACCCGCTTCGAGAGCGGCAAGGACCACCCGGTGCACGCGCGGCGCAAGGGCGGCATGGACGCGGTGGAGGAAATCCTGCTCGACGTCAACGCGATGGCCGCCGGCAAGGGGTATTTCAGCCTGGGCGAGGCGGTGGTCAGCCAGGACAACCGCATTCTGGCCTGGACCGAGGACGACGTCGGCCGCCGCCAGTACGTGGTGCGCTTCAAGAACCTGGACACCGGCGAGGTCTACGCCGACCGCGTGCCGGGCGTCTCCCCCGAGGTGGTCTGGGCCGACGACAACCAGACCCTGTTCTACGTCGAGAACGACCCGGAAACGCTGCTCACCGTGCGGGTCAAGAAGCACGTGCTGGGCACGCCGGCCGCGCAGGACGCGTTGGTCTACGAGGAAAAGGACGACAGTTTCTACATGGGCCTGGGCCGCACCCGCGACGACAAGTACATCGTCATCGGCCTGGAAAGCACGGTGTCCTCGGAGCAGCGCTACGCGCCGGCCGCCGATCCGCGGCATTTCACCGTGCTGGCGCCGCGCGAGCGCGACGTCGAGTACGGCGCCGACCACTTCGACGGGCGCTGGGTGATCCGCACCAACTGGAAGGCCAAGAACTACGCGCTGATGACCGCGCCCGACGGCGCCACCGCGCGTGCGCAATGGCAACCCTGGCTGCCCTACGACGAAACGGTGTTCATCGACGGCTTCGAACTGTTCGACGGCTTCACCGCGATCGCCGAGCGTTCCGATGGCCTGGAGCGGATCCGCCTGCACTTCGCCGACGGCAAGGAGGAGTACGTCAAGGCCGACGAGCCGGCGTATTCGATGGGCCTGTCGGTCAATCCCGAGCCGGACACGCCGTGGCTGCGCTACGGCTACACCTCCCTGACCACGCCGGCCACCACCTATGAACTCAATACCGGCACCGGCGAGCGCCGGCTGCTCAAGCAGCAGCCGGTGCTCGGCTACGACGCCGGCAAGTACCGGACCGAGCGCGTGTGGGTGACTACGCGCGATGGGGTCAAGGTGCCGGTGTCGCTGGTGTACAGGAAGGGCTTCAAGAAGGACGGCACCGCGGCGCTGTACCAGTACGCCTACGGCAGTTACGGCATGTCCACCGATCCCAACTTCAACCTGCCGGTGGTCAGCCTGCTCGACCGCGGCGTGGTCTACGCCATCGCGCACATCCGCGGCGGCCAGGAGATGGGCCGCGACTGGTACGACCGGGGCAAACTGCTCCACAAGAAGAACACCTTCACCGACTTCATCGACGTGACCCGCGGCTTGGTCGCGCAGGGCTATGCGGCGGCGGATCGCATCGCCGCGGCCGGCGGCAGCGCCGGCGGGCTGCTGATGGGCGCGGTGGCGAACATGGCGCCGCAGGACTACCGGGTGCTGGTGGCGCAGGTGCCGTTCGTCGACGTGGTCACCACCATGCTCGATCCGAGCATCCCGCTGACCACCAACGAATACGACGAGTGGGGCAATCCGGAGCAGAAGAAGTACTACGACTACATGCTCGGCTATTCGCCGTACGACAACGTGGCGCGCCAGGCCTACCCGGCGCTGTTCGTCGGCACCGGCCTGTGGGATTCGCAGGTGCAGTACTGGGAGCCGGCGAAGTGGGTGGCCAAGCTGCGCGACGCCAACACCGGCAACCGGCCGATCGTGTTCCGGGTCAACATGGAAGCCGGCCACGGCGGCAAGTCCGGGCGCTTCCGCCGCTACCGCGAGCAGGCCGAGTCGTACGCGTTCGTGCTGGACCAGCTGGGCGTTCAGCACGCGGCGGAGTAG
- a CDS encoding pyridoxal phosphate-dependent aminotransferase, translating into MATVPTESHAAPPGYSQRSRDIAPFHVMALLARANELEHAGHDVIHLEIGEPDFTSAAPIVAAGQAALAAGHTRYTAARGLPALREALAGFYRQRHDVDLDPARIMVTPGGSGALLLATALLVDPGKHWLLADPSYPCNRQFLRLVEGGAQLVPVGPDSRYQLTPALLDRHWNAHSVGALVASPANPTGTLLDRAELAALAQALRARGGHLVVDEIYHGLSYGIDAPSVLEVDDEAYVLNSFSKYFGMTGWRLGWLVAPRAAVASLEKLAQNLYISASSIAQHAALACFRPDTLQILEARRAEFAQRRDYLLPALRALGFRIEVEPQGAFYLYADVSAFTDDAQTFCAHFLETEYVAFTPGVDFGQHRARQHVRIAYTQSLPRLQEAAARIARGLEHWQDSAPSLGSGANASG; encoded by the coding sequence ATGGCCACCGTCCCGACCGAATCGCACGCCGCGCCGCCAGGCTACAGCCAGCGCAGCCGCGACATCGCGCCATTCCATGTGATGGCGCTGCTGGCCCGCGCCAACGAGCTGGAACACGCCGGCCACGATGTGATCCACCTGGAGATCGGCGAACCGGACTTCACCAGCGCCGCGCCGATCGTCGCCGCAGGCCAGGCCGCACTGGCAGCCGGCCACACCCGTTACACCGCCGCGCGTGGGCTGCCGGCGCTGCGCGAAGCGCTGGCCGGATTCTACCGGCAGCGCCACGACGTGGACCTGGACCCGGCGCGGATCATGGTCACCCCCGGCGGCTCCGGCGCACTGCTGCTGGCCACCGCGCTGCTGGTCGATCCGGGCAAGCATTGGCTGCTGGCAGACCCCAGCTACCCGTGCAACCGGCAGTTCCTGCGCCTGGTCGAAGGCGGCGCGCAGTTGGTGCCGGTCGGCCCGGACAGCCGCTATCAGTTGACGCCGGCCTTGCTGGACCGACACTGGAACGCCCACAGCGTCGGCGCGCTGGTCGCCTCGCCGGCCAACCCGACCGGCACGCTGCTGGACCGCGCCGAACTGGCGGCGCTGGCACAGGCGCTGCGCGCACGCGGCGGCCACCTGGTGGTCGACGAGATCTACCACGGACTCAGCTACGGCATCGACGCGCCCAGCGTGCTCGAGGTCGACGACGAGGCCTACGTGCTCAACAGTTTCTCCAAGTACTTCGGCATGACCGGCTGGCGCCTGGGCTGGCTGGTGGCCCCGCGCGCGGCGGTGGCGTCGCTGGAGAAGCTGGCGCAGAACCTGTACATCAGCGCCTCGAGCATCGCCCAGCACGCGGCGCTGGCCTGTTTCCGCCCCGACACGCTGCAGATCCTGGAAGCGCGCCGCGCCGAATTCGCGCAGCGCCGCGACTACCTGCTGCCGGCGCTGCGCGCGCTCGGCTTCCGCATCGAGGTCGAGCCGCAGGGCGCGTTCTACCTGTACGCCGACGTCAGCGCCTTCACCGACGACGCGCAGACGTTCTGCGCGCACTTCCTAGAAACCGAGTACGTGGCGTTCACCCCGGGCGTGGACTTCGGCCAGCACCGCGCACGCCAGCATGTGCGCATCGCCTATACGCAGAGCCTGCCGCGGCTGCAGGAAGCGGCGGCACGGATCGCGCGCGGGCTGGAGCACTGGCAGGACTCGGCACCAAGCTTGGGCTCAGGCGCCAACGCGAGCGGCTGA